From Halococcus salsus, one genomic window encodes:
- a CDS encoding ABC transporter permease: protein MARRAERLALPVGVVATFAILLVVFYYPVGSVLVAAVVRSGRLTLGPLADVLGDPFYTGVLAGAVRDPLGVPAGLGGWVRAGFPSIGFGLFGFTAWQAALSTVASVAVGLPGAYLLARFEFVGRRTLRSLTIVPFVLPSIMVAVGFLAMFGQNGSLNDLLGLLGLGPVGGVLFTLKAVVLAHAFYNAPLVTRLVTTAWESVDARRVESARSLGASRLRAFRDVVLPELAPAVLTAALLTFVFTFLSFPIVLALGGLQLATVEVWLYARVQDLALGEAATLGTIETVLSLSLTYLYLRYEARQVRSRGTTTLSRHRLSVGWRTLRDPVRVGLFAYGLVVVLLFVGPLVSMVVESFTGPNGLTTANYAFLARQQAATAVGTIRPLPAVRNSLLFSLGTLLLAVPMGVVVSVLAARGGRGSRVAETLMSAPLAVSGVVVGLGMLQTLVFGTTVAGHRLVASGPVAIVFAHAVAAYPFVSRNVTPALSGIDSRLLDSARSLGASRFRVLLDVELPLVATAVLAGAAFAFAISIGEFDSTVLLSQGVNTYTMPVALERYIGNRSVGPSLGPATAMGTVLLVVTAASFLVIDRLGGRWQP, encoded by the coding sequence ATGGCGCGGCGGGCGGAGCGCCTCGCGCTCCCGGTCGGGGTCGTCGCGACGTTCGCGATACTCCTCGTCGTGTTCTACTACCCGGTAGGGAGCGTCCTCGTCGCGGCCGTCGTGCGGAGTGGCCGGCTCACCCTCGGCCCGCTCGCGGACGTCCTCGGCGACCCCTTCTACACCGGCGTGCTGGCCGGCGCGGTGCGCGACCCGTTGGGGGTGCCCGCAGGTCTCGGTGGCTGGGTTCGAGCCGGTTTTCCCTCGATAGGGTTCGGGCTGTTCGGCTTCACGGCTTGGCAGGCCGCGCTCTCGACGGTCGCCAGCGTCGCGGTTGGACTTCCGGGCGCGTACCTCCTCGCACGGTTCGAGTTCGTCGGCCGGCGGACCCTCCGATCGCTCACCATCGTGCCGTTCGTCCTCCCTTCGATCATGGTCGCGGTCGGCTTCCTCGCGATGTTCGGGCAGAACGGCTCGCTCAACGACCTCCTCGGGTTGCTCGGCCTCGGCCCGGTCGGCGGCGTGCTGTTCACCCTCAAGGCGGTCGTGCTCGCCCACGCCTTCTACAACGCGCCGCTCGTGACGCGGCTCGTGACGACCGCCTGGGAGTCGGTCGACGCCCGCCGGGTCGAGAGCGCGCGGTCGCTCGGTGCGTCCCGACTCAGGGCGTTTCGCGACGTCGTGCTGCCCGAACTCGCTCCCGCGGTCCTCACCGCGGCACTGCTGACGTTCGTCTTCACCTTTCTCTCGTTCCCGATCGTGCTCGCGCTCGGCGGGCTCCAGCTCGCCACCGTCGAGGTCTGGCTCTACGCCCGCGTGCAGGACCTCGCGCTGGGCGAGGCCGCGACCCTCGGCACCATCGAGACGGTGCTCTCGCTCTCGCTGACCTACCTCTACCTCAGATACGAGGCACGACAGGTCCGTTCGCGCGGCACCACGACGCTTTCCCGCCACCGACTTTCGGTCGGCTGGCGCACCCTCCGCGACCCGGTTCGAGTCGGACTGTTCGCCTACGGACTCGTCGTGGTGCTCCTGTTCGTCGGCCCGCTCGTGAGCATGGTTGTCGAGAGCTTCACGGGACCGAACGGACTCACGACAGCGAACTACGCCTTCCTCGCGCGCCAGCAGGCCGCGACCGCCGTTGGGACGATACGACCACTGCCTGCGGTCCGGAACTCTCTCCTCTTCAGCCTCGGCACCCTCCTCCTCGCGGTGCCGATGGGGGTGGTGGTCTCGGTGCTCGCGGCGCGGGGCGGTCGCGGGTCCAGAGTTGCCGAAACCCTGATGAGCGCGCCGCTCGCGGTCAGCGGTGTCGTGGTCGGTCTCGGGATGCTCCAGACGCTGGTGTTCGGCACGACGGTGGCCGGCCACCGCCTCGTCGCGAGCGGGCCGGTCGCCATCGTGTTCGCCCACGCCGTCGCGGCCTACCCGTTCGTGAGCCGGAACGTCACACCCGCCCTCTCCGGGATCGACTCCCGCCTCCTCGATTCGGCGCGCTCGCTCGGCGCGAGTCGGTTTCGGGTCCTCCTCGACGTCGAACTCCCGCTGGTGGCGACGGCCGTCCTCGCGGGGGCCGCCTTCGCGTTCGCGATCTCGATCGGGGAGTTCGACTCGACGGTCCTCCTCTCCCAGGGCGTGAACACCTACACGATGCCCGTGGCGCTCGAACGCTACATCGGGAACCGGTCCGTGGGGCCGAGCCTCGGTCCCGCGACCGCGATGGGCACAGTGTTGTTAGTCGTGACCGCGGCGAGCTTCCTCGTGATCGACCGGCTCGGCGGGCGGTGGCAGCCGTGA
- a CDS encoding thiamine ABC transporter substrate-binding protein, with amino-acid sequence MKRRAFIRRAGGGAVGATLLAGCTSGDGSTNGSGSNGSATGGSGTTTGNTTATVGSANGGGTLTVATYASFTGEDTAGAWLKSAFEERHSNATVEFQVPENGVNQFVQRAQQGAPIDADLYVGLNTSDLVRVRRQLDSPLFRSSGNVDGTDALKQTLDVDPRGRAIPYDTGYITLVYDGTKVDGPKNFDALTTSQYANKLITENAQQSDPGQAFLLWTILAKGEDGYLDYWRDLLDNGVRVLSDWEPAYQAFTDGEAPMVVSYSTDQVYYHDSKAQLRRHQVGFLDGEGYANPEAMATFADASNPTLAREFMSFVLTDRAQSEIAVRNVQFPAVKGVSPGEEFEKYAKEPPNPVTMSYDELAGSVGGWVEDWSRLVAST; translated from the coding sequence ATGAAACGACGAGCGTTCATCCGGCGAGCCGGGGGCGGCGCGGTCGGGGCGACGCTGCTCGCGGGCTGTACGAGCGGCGACGGGTCGACGAACGGCTCCGGCTCGAACGGGAGCGCGACCGGCGGGTCGGGGACCACGACCGGTAACACGACCGCGACGGTGGGGTCGGCGAACGGAGGCGGCACCCTCACGGTCGCCACCTACGCGTCGTTCACCGGCGAGGACACCGCGGGCGCGTGGCTGAAATCCGCCTTCGAGGAGCGCCACTCGAACGCGACCGTGGAGTTCCAAGTCCCCGAGAACGGGGTCAACCAGTTCGTCCAGCGCGCCCAGCAGGGGGCCCCCATCGACGCGGACCTGTACGTTGGGCTGAACACCAGTGACCTCGTCCGCGTCCGGCGGCAGCTCGACAGCCCCCTGTTCCGGTCGAGCGGGAACGTCGACGGGACGGATGCGCTCAAGCAGACGCTGGACGTCGATCCGCGAGGACGGGCGATCCCCTACGATACGGGCTACATCACGCTTGTCTACGACGGGACGAAGGTCGACGGGCCGAAGAATTTCGACGCGCTGACCACCTCCCAGTACGCGAACAAGCTCATCACCGAGAACGCCCAGCAGTCGGATCCCGGGCAGGCGTTCCTGCTCTGGACGATCCTCGCGAAGGGCGAGGACGGCTACCTCGATTACTGGCGGGACCTCCTCGACAACGGGGTGCGAGTGCTTTCGGACTGGGAGCCCGCCTACCAGGCCTTCACCGACGGCGAGGCCCCGATGGTGGTCTCCTACTCGACCGACCAGGTCTACTACCACGACTCGAAGGCCCAGCTCCGCCGCCATCAAGTGGGCTTCCTCGACGGGGAGGGCTACGCCAACCCCGAGGCGATGGCGACCTTCGCCGACGCGAGCAACCCGACGCTCGCCCGTGAGTTCATGAGCTTCGTGCTCACCGACCGGGCCCAGTCGGAGATCGCGGTCAGAAACGTCCAGTTCCCCGCCGTGAAGGGTGTCTCCCCGGGAGAGGAGTTCGAGAAGTACGCGAAGGAACCCCCGAACCCCGTCACGATGTCCTACGACGAGCTCGCGGGGTCGGTCGGCGGTTGGGTCGAGGACTGGTCGCGGCTCGTGGCGAGCACCTGA
- a CDS encoding 4Fe-4S dicluster domain-containing protein, whose protein sequence is MGIDPEFERSREAVDENDGVTVWGPVDEPEQLGIHGTHVAVDFDICLADGACLEDCPVDVFEWVETPGHPESERKAEPANEIQCIDCMLCVDVCPVDAIDVDAGRSG, encoded by the coding sequence ATGGGCATCGACCCCGAATTCGAACGGAGCCGCGAGGCGGTCGACGAGAACGACGGCGTCACCGTCTGGGGACCGGTCGACGAACCCGAGCAACTGGGCATCCACGGCACGCACGTCGCGGTGGATTTCGACATCTGTCTCGCCGACGGCGCGTGTCTGGAGGACTGCCCCGTCGACGTCTTCGAGTGGGTCGAGACCCCCGGTCACCCCGAGAGCGAGCGGAAGGCCGAACCCGCAAACGAGATCCAGTGTATCGACTGTATGCTCTGTGTCGACGTCTGTCCCGTCGACGCGATCGACGTCGACGCCGGTCGGTCAGGATAG
- a CDS encoding DUF4177 domain-containing protein produces MTTDDPTAWEYHTLRPPREATKKEASDPVAELNELGAEGWELVTTVEYSGGGTKYLVLKRPRDAATDSQ; encoded by the coding sequence ATGACCACTGACGACCCGACCGCGTGGGAATATCACACCCTCCGGCCGCCTCGCGAGGCGACCAAGAAGGAGGCGAGCGACCCGGTCGCCGAACTCAACGAACTCGGTGCGGAGGGCTGGGAACTCGTGACCACCGTCGAGTACTCCGGCGGCGGCACCAAGTACCTCGTTCTCAAGCGTCCGCGCGACGCGGCCACGGACTCCCAATGA